A single window of Sphaerodactylus townsendi isolate TG3544 linkage group LG03, MPM_Stown_v2.3, whole genome shotgun sequence DNA harbors:
- the LOC125429379 gene encoding olfactory receptor 14A16-like, whose protein sequence is MHIGSKMPNLTSTSEFLLLEFSNIRETQIVYFFAFLTVYLTAVTGNLLIILAVALDHHLHTPMYFFLMNLAILDLGSVSVMVPKAMANSLTNSRSISHSGCVAQVFFYIFLGGSDFFILTIMAHDRYVAICNPLQYETIMHRGACIQMAVGAWIAGILYGVLNTGGTFAITFCSNMINQFFCEIPQILNIACSDIYLEVGMLMFSCSLGLGCFIFIAVTYVHIFVAVLRIPSAHGQKKAISTCLPHLTVVSLLLFTGIFAYGRPRSYSSSDLNVLFAIIYAVVPPLLNPFIYSMRNKEIKTALLKLCSLRSS, encoded by the exons ATGCATATTGGAAGCAAAATGCCCAACCTAACCTCCACATCAGAATTTCTGCTCCTGGAATTTTCGAACATTCGAGAAACACAAATCGTATATTTCTTTGCATTCCTCACAGTCTACCTGACTGCAGTGACTGGCAATCTTCTTATCATCCTTGCTGTAGCCCTGGATCACCATCTGCACACTCCCATGTACTTCTTTCTCATGAACTTGGCCATTCTGGACCTTGGCTCAGTTTCTGTCATGGTACCCAAAGCCATGGCCAATTCCCTCACGAACAGCAGGTCAATTTCTCATTCAGGATGTGTAGCTCAAGTTTTCTTCTACATCTTCCTTGGAGGGTCAGACTTTTTCATCTTGACAATAATGGCACATGATCGGTATGTCGCTATCTGCAATCCATTGCAATACGAGACAATTATGCACAGAGGAGCCTGCATTCAGATGGCGGTCGGTGCATGGATTGCTGGTATACTCTATGGTGTGTTAAATACCGGAGGAACTTTTGCTATCACCTTCTGCTCCAACATGATCAATCAGTTCTTCTGTGAAATACCCCAGATTCTTAACATTGCCTGTTCAGACATCTATCTAGAAGTTGGTATGCTTATGTTTAGCTGTTCCCTTGGACTAGGATGCTTCATCTTCATTGCTGTCACTTATGTGCACATTTTTGTAGCTGTGCTCAGAATCCCTTCTGCGCATGGACAGAAAAAGGCCATCTCCACTTGCCTTCCCCACCTCACTGTGGTCTCTTTGCTTCTCTTTACTGGCATCTTTGCTTATGGGAGACCTCGCAGTTACTCTTCATCAGACCTGAATGTTCTTTTTGCAATCATTTATGCTGTAGTTCCTCCATTGCTCAATCCATTCATTTACAGCATGAGAAACAAAGAAATCAAGACCGCATTGTTGAAGCTCT gttcgctcaggagcagc